Proteins encoded in a region of the Planococcus citri chromosome 1, ihPlaCitr1.1, whole genome shotgun sequence genome:
- the LOC135831507 gene encoding glycine receptor subunit alpha-2-like: METTEMNFDTELTFRILEISSMKCAQICIILCTMNFSFINGLVFSDILPENAKLYDKMRPPKKGGEATTVFFHVTVMGLDSIDENSMTYAADIFFAQTWKDHRLRLPENMTSEYRLLEVGWLREMWRPDSFFKNAKAVTFQTMTIPNHYMWLYKDKTILYMVKLTLKLSCAMNFMIYPHDTQECKLQMESLSHTTDDLVFQWDPDVPLVVDQNIELPQLELVKNYTADCTQVYSTGNFTCLEVIFVLKRRLGYYLFHTYIPTCLIVIMSWISFWIKPEAAPARVTLGVTSLLTLSTQHAKSQSALPPVSYIKAVDAFMSACTIFVFMALMEYCLVNIVLGDADAPKPPEPPKPETFEFTNETHMMLAQAAAAACPKHSRKTPKFNALRSRNQALNIDRFSRIFFPFLFTLLNTIYWIIFFRYI, translated from the exons ATGGAAACAACTGAAATGAATTTCGATACAGAACTAACGTTCAGaatattggaaatttcatcGATGAAATGTGCTCaaatatgtataattttatgtacgatgaatttttc TTTCATCAATGGACTAGTGTTCTCGGACATTTTACCTGAAAATGCCAAGCTATACGATAAAATGCGACCACCTAAAAAAGGAGGAGAAGCTACTACCGTGTTTTTTCACGTCACCGTCATGGGTCTAGATTCGATAGATGAAAATTCTATG acttacGCTGCTGATATATTTTTTGCTCAAACTTGGAAAGACCATCGTCTTAGGTTACCGGAAAATATGACGTCTGAGTATCG ATTATTAGAAGTTGGCTGGTTGAGAGAAATGTGGAGACcggattcattttttaaaaacgccaAAGCAGTTACATTTCAAACGATGACTATTCCTAATCATTACATGTGGTTGTATAAAGATAAAACTATATTATACATGGTCAA GTTAACGTTGAAGTTATCTTGTGCgatgaattttatgatataTCCACACGACACTCAGGAATGTAAATTACAGATGGAAAGTT tatcGCATACAACAGATGATTTAGTCTTCCAGTGGGATCCAGATGTACCTCTTGTGGTCGATCAGAACATAGAATTACCGCAATTagaacttgtaaaaaattacacagcTGACTGCACTCAGGTTTATTCTACAG GTAACTTCACCTGTCTagaagtaatttttgttttgaaaagacGACTTGGGTATTATCTATTCCACACATACATTCCCACATGTTTGATTGTAATAATGTCG tggATATCATTTTGGATCAAACCTGAAGCTGCTCCAGCTCGTGTAACATTGGGTGTAACTTCATTACTAACGTTGTCGACTCAGCATGCCAAATCGCAATCAGCATTGCCGCCAGTTTCCTATATTAAAGCCGTAGATGCTTTTATGTCTGCGTGTACCAT TTTTGTGTTCATGGCGTTAATGGAATATTGTCTAGTGAACATTGTATTAGGAGATGCTGATGCTCCTAAACCTCCAGAACCTCCTAAGCCTGAGACTTTTGAATTTACG AATGAAACTCACATGATGTTAGCTCAAGCTGCAGCAGCTGCTTGTCCAAAACATTCTCGCAAAACTCCAAAATTCAATGCGCTCAGAAGTCGTAATCAAGCTCTTAATATCGATCGTTTTTCAAGGATATTTTTCCCATTCTTGTTTACATTACTGAATACTATTTATTGGATCATATTCTTTCGATATATTTAA